The following is a genomic window from Colletotrichum lupini chromosome 5, complete sequence.
TCTAGGTTCATTTGATTGACAGCGTAGGTGCTGGGCAGTGTTTACTTGAGCTCCGTTAGCTGGAGAGGATGAAACATGCACGCTAACAACGTGTGACGAAAACGATATGGCCCCTTCTGACTTGTATGGCAGCCTCTTCATTGTGCAGACAAGTTAGGAACCGAGAGATTTTCCAAGGATGACTATCATCTGGCCTCTGTGACTTTCTTGGGGTCGTTATAGGGTGTTCATGCAGTCATACACTATTCATGCGGAGCGACGTACTGCATCATCAAGCAGGCCCAGCTTGTGCAAACGTGTGATGCTAGGTGGTGAGACTGACCGCCAGCTTCGTGACCTCTCTTCCTAACAGCTGGAAGTTATCTTTGCGCGCATGAATTTTTGCAGCCTACCGAAGTCATAGAATCACCAGTCCTTCGTATGCTAGAACGGAAAAGACCAGATGGTACTGTGATCTGGGATGTTTACTGCAGCGGGAGGAGTTTGCTCGATAAGATAGTCATGATAGTAAGATGATCGGGAAGCCGTTCTTTTCCTTCCCGACTGAAGAGTAAAGTAAGGCATTTGCAACGAAGCGGGAAAACGGGATTGACCCTCAAGGAATCAAACAAAAAGCGTCGGTGTGGGGTGGCCGAAGGATTGAAGTCGCACTCTGGAAACCCTCCAAATCCCACTCGACCACCCAACCTGTTACGCCTTTTATGACAGGAAGGAAGGAGAAGAGACCCAAGTAGGTACGTCCTTCCGATTTTCCAATTAGGTGGCGCATTGTGATAACAGCACCTGTCGTACCTTTACTCGGTCAATGAACTGTTCTCTTGATGGTGCTCCTgctctaggttctttattaagtaacaAGACAATCAGTGGATCGTCCTGTCTTGAATTGGATACAAGAGTATGCAAAATCTGCTTCCTGGTGTTTGACAAGAAGCTATTCGGACATTTGTATACGACCGAAGGTTCCCGACTTTGGGTACCAGTTGGAGTTAAGCATGTAAGTTTTGCTGACTCACCTTGATCAACATATTCGTGCATCGTGGAGGAAACAAGCCTTTGCGCCGCTTGCAGATCATCGGATCGTGTTGCCGACGGGGTAGGTAAGCCCGGACTTTAAGGACTTAACTCAAGATAATTGGCCACCGACGTTATCTCATCTAAGAACTCAATCCCGCACTCATCACAACATTCTTGAAATTTTATTTCTAGAAGTGATTCGAACACATTGAACGAGCAGAATCAAACAACATGGACTTCGATTCCGAGACACAAGCAACCTCATCTCAGCGCATGTACACCGCGCGAGCTGACAACTATGAGAACTCATTCCATCCCGACTGGACCAAGCGCTTCATGGCCGTCGCCGATATCCAACCCGGTGAACGCGTTTTGATTCTAGCTTGCGGCACCGGCCTCGAGGTCTTCAGCGCTGCCGACCAGGTGGGCGACACGGGCGAGATCGTCGGCCTCGACGTCACCGAGGCCATGCTCAACAAGGCGAGAGAGAAGCTAGAGCGCCTCAAGCCGAGTGCAAACATTCGTCTGTTCCTTCACGATGCCACAAAATTGGAGACATTGCCGGAGCTGGAGGGGCAAAGTTTTGATGCCATCTTGTGCTCCAGCGCCTTTGTTCTCTTTGACGACCCTGAAGGTGTCGTTGCGAGGTGGCGCAACTTCCTGAGACCGGGAGGCAGGGTGGTCATCGATATCACGCATGAGGACAACTTCAAGATCGGACTCATTCTGGAGAAGGCGGCTAAGCGCCTACGGTCACGATTTCCCAGCAACAGATCCTGGATCACGGACAAGAACTCCTTCACAAAGATTCTCGAGAGCGCAGGGTACGTGGTGGACAGGATCGAACTAATGCATGACATTTCCGGGAAAGGAGACACATATTACGGTATGGACCAGATTGACGAGCAGTTTGAGCATGTCACGAGCACGTCGTTGGTTACCAGTCTCCCGACGGAAGAGTTCAGGGATCAGGCTAGGGCACTATTTCACGAAGAGTGGAAAAAGGCTGCCGTTGACGGCCAAGTCGTCAACGTAGATGCTCTCTATATCTATGTAGCCCGGAGAACCTAGGCTCGGCCATTACATCTAATAAGAACCTTTCCTTGCGCATCTGGCTCTACAACTTCGCCTTACCACTGCCCTTGAGATTCGGCTTCACCGGGACCTTTGGATGGTCGCCCTCTAATGCGAGTCCAGTAACCTTCTCTAGTTCTTCTACCGCCTCGTAGGCTCGTCCTAGATGGACTTTGATAGTGTTGAACCCTTGCTTCTTCGCCTCCTTTAGGTTCTCGCCAATGTCGTCCAAGAACACGATATCCTGTGGTTTCATGCCCTCGCCCCACTTGAGCGCCTGGCCTCTCTCAGAGCTCGCATTCAGGGCAGCGTACTCGTTCAGCCTTTCCAGCGCGAGGTGATACATTCTCGGATCCGGTTTTCTCAAACCAGCATGTGCCGAAGAGACAAACACGTCAAACAAGCTGCGAACGGGGTCGTCCATGAAGTCTTTTCTATGCAGCTTGTGACCCTCGGGGAAAATGACGGTGTTGCTCAGCGCGGCGAGGATGTACTTCCCACCGGACTTGAGCTTTTTCAGCGCCGGGTACATCCACGGGTCCGGGGGAATTGAGTTGGCCATCATGGTGTTGAAGAGGTACTTGGCGTCGACGGTAGGTAAGGGTGGCGTCTCCTTAGGGAGAGATGGGTTCTTTGCTTTTTGAGCGGCGTAGAATGCCTCCCAGCGGCCTTGGTCGTGAAGGTCCTTGCTGAAGCCGTCAAAGAAGGCCTGGTCCATGGGTATTGAGCCCGTCTCAAGGCGATGCCAAAAGCCTGCAGGACTTGTCTTGGAGATGGAGTAATTCACCCATCCTGGCGGGATACCGAGACTGAGCTCATAATCTAGGATGGATTGAAATGGTGATACGACCTTGTCAAGTCAGAAAATTGGCCGTCATTGAAATATGATTTGATACGCATGATTAACAACAACGCATTGGTGACTTGGAGGCTATTGAGCAGAAAGAAATCACAGGGTGCTACTTACACACACACCACCAATGTCGAATAAAAGCACTTTGGGCTGCTTGGAGTCTGTCATATCGTCTACAGCCTCGAGAACGTGATCAATCAGAAAGGTATCAGACTCTTCTAAAGACTGCATGGCTCCGAGAAACGGCAGATCTATGTTCTTACGAAGTACTTGTAGTAAACCCACAACTCGGGCCAGCGTTGAAAGTCGTGGAGAGCAGCGATGGGTTGGGGGGCCGAAACCTGGGGAAAGCCCCCACCTCGGTGCGGATTGTACCAGTGGACCTCGGCCCAAAGCACCTGAAGGAATTGAGAGGTCACTCGAGATGAGGTAAGCACAAGTGCACAGACCATGTCGTCCCCGGCCAAAGTCCAATCTCCACGTGACTCGTCCCCGACCTGCTTTGGGAGTGACAATCGAGAGGGGAGAGGTGGGGCCACACAATCTAGGGCTGCCCCAAAACCCACAGAGGAATATTATCGCGAAGTTGTGCCTTGGaactttttttactcttGACAACCCCCTTCGACAACCACCCACACCGACAAATTTGAGCCAACCGCCCGCTCATATACCGTCAAGATGGTAAGTTGATACACAAACCATCAGCTCGTCAAAAGCCTGAAAAATGGCCGAACGACAAATTGCGACAAAAACCTCCTCTTTCTAGCCAGCAATGGCGAAAAAGAAATGGCCCCCAATAGCAGACAGAAATGTCTCATGGGATTGAGAGTCAACGCAAGATGCTTCGGGTCAACAGGCCATATCTGAAGCGCAAATTGCTGACTCGGGATCTTTCGTACACAGGCTTTCCACAAGTTGGTGAAGAACAGCGCGTACTACAGGTAAGTCTCAAATCACTTTGGAGATCCCCATTCATAGGTTCTTTCGAGATCAGAGTTGGCTGACCTTTCCACTCCAGTCGCTTCCAGACCAAGTACAAGCGTAGAAGATCCGGCAAGACCGACTACTATGCCCGCAAGCGCCTGATCACCCAGGCCAAGAACAAGTACGGTGCCCCCAAGTACCGTCTTGTGGTCCGCTTCACCAACCGGGACATCATCATGCAAATCGTCACCTCTGAGCTCACCGGCGACAAGGTCTTCGTCGCCGCCTACGCTCACGAGCTCCCCGCCTACGGCATCACCCACGGCCTCACCAACTGGGCCGCCGCCTACGCCACCGGTCTCCTGATCGCCCGCCGTGCCCTCTCCAAGCTCGGCCTTGACAAGACCTTCACTGGTGTTGAGGAGGCCGATGGTGAGTACACCCTCACCGAGGCCGCCGAGACCGACGACGGCGAGCGCCGCCCCTTCAAGGCCAACCTCGACGTCGGTCTCCACCGCACCTCCACCGGTGCCCGTGTCTTCGGCGCCATGAAGGGTGCCTCTGACGGTGGCATTCTCGTTCCCCACTCCGAGAAGCGCTTCCCCGGTTACGACATCGAGTCCAAGGAGCTCGACGCCGAGACCCTCAAGAACTACATCTTCGGCCAGCACGTCGCCGAGTACATGGAGACCCtcgccgacgacgacgaggagcGCTACAAGTCCCAGTTCCAGCAGTACATTGACGACGACGTCGAGGCTGACGGTCTCGAGGAGCTCTACACCGAGGCCCACGCCGCCATCCGCGAGGACCCctggaagaaggaggagtcCGGAAACAAGAAGACCAAGGAGGAGTGGAAGGCCGAGTCCAAGAAGTACAAGACCAAGCGCCTCAcaaaggaggagaaggagcaGAAGGTCAAGGAGCGCATCGCTGCGTACCGTGCCGAGTAAATTCTTCCCTTTCTGTAGTAGCAAAGCGGTTTAATTCATTCGTGGTGGGGTTTGGCATCTGGGCAAGGCATTTGACGTTATGGCATGACAACTTTTCTTCAGTCTTCTTCGGGCGTTAATCAGGCAAACAAAAATCCGGAAGGAGGATTATGATGGTCACGGGAGGAGTCAAAAAAGACTCCTCGAGAATTCAATAAGAATATCCTAAATGCCAGACGTCAAAAGCTATTGACCATCCATTGAAATGTTTTTGTCCGAATGAGGGGAACGTGATAAGTGACAGCAAGCCAACCCTCTCCTAAGCGCAGGTAACCGTTCGTCTTCTTGCAATCACCGCGATGCCGGTCTACGTCAAAACGAAAACGTGCGTGAGGAGACGGCGCTACTGTAACGCGGTGCCGTCTCACGCCTCGGCGGCACGATTGAAAATGCTTGATCGCTCGCTAGTCGGACTCGATGCACTCCGTGACAGGCGATGGACCTGTCGGCCGCAAGGTGACGCAGATTGGCAGGCGTGTGTGATTACTGTGGTGGTGAGgcaccaaaaaaaaaaaaagagggaggGCATGGGACCCCGCATAGGAGCACCAATGATATCAGATCATGCCAGACGGCATTGGGGAAATGCGTCGATCTCTTACGAGAATCAAGAGATGATGGCATCTGCAAAACATTTGGAGCCCCGGAGGGTTCCGGGATAGTGCAAAGGGCCATTGGCTTCATACACCTCGCGATGATGTCGGCACGGGTCTCCGTACAGACTATCGTGAGAGATGTTGGATCTGAGATGGGTCACAGCCTCCTCGCTTTCCCCCTTGACCAGGTAATCATGCCGCTACTGATGCGAGGCAGAGATGGGTCGAT
Proteins encoded in this region:
- a CDS encoding haloacid dehalogenase-like hydrolase, whose product is MQSLEESDTFLIDHVLEAVDDMTDSKQPKVLLFDIGDYELSLGIPPGWVNYSISKTSPAGFWHRLETGSIPMDQAFFDGFSKDLHDQGRWEAFYAAQKAKNPSLPKETPPLPTVDAKYLFNTMMANSIPPDPWMYPALKKLKSGGKYILAALSNTVIFPEGHKLHRKDFMDDPVRSLFDVFVSSAHAGLRKPDPRMYHLALERLNEYAALNASSERGQALKWGEGMKPQDIVFLDDIGENLKEAKKQGFNTIKVHLGRAYEAVEELEKVTGLALEGDHPKVPVKPNLKGSGKAKL
- a CDS encoding methyltransferase, which codes for MDFDSETQATSSQRMYTARADNYENSFHPDWTKRFMAVADIQPGERVLILACGTGLEVFSAADQVGDTGEIVGLDVTEAMLNKAREKLERLKPSANIRLFLHDATKLETLPELEGQSFDAILCSSAFVLFDDPEGVVARWRNFLRPGGRVVIDITHEDNFKIGLILEKAAKRLRSRFPSNRSWITDKNSFTKILESAGYVVDRIELMHDISGKGDTYYGMDQIDEQFEHVTSTSLVTSLPTEEFRDQARALFHEEWKKAAVDGQVVNVDALYIYVARRT
- a CDS encoding ribosomal L18p/L5e family protein: MAFHKLVKNSAYYSRFQTKYKRRRSGKTDYYARKRLITQAKNKYGAPKYRLVVRFTNRDIIMQIVTSELTGDKVFVAAYAHELPAYGITHGLTNWAAAYATGLLIARRALSKLGLDKTFTGVEEADGEYTLTEAAETDDGERRPFKANLDVGLHRTSTGARVFGAMKGASDGGILVPHSEKRFPGYDIESKELDAETLKNYIFGQHVAEYMETLADDDEERYKSQFQQYIDDDVEADGLEELYTEAHAAIREDPWKKEESGNKKTKEEWKAESKKYKTKRLTKEEKEQKVKERIAAYRAE